One window from the genome of Thermus sediminis encodes:
- the nusA gene encoding transcription termination factor NusA, which translates to MNRDFIEALQHLALERGVTTEEVLEAFKEALRKAYIKRQKGYRKEEIEEGKGPEVDVYIDPQTGRIEMVEVRRVVEKVEDPDKEIALSEALQYDPEVQVGDEMEFPIDPEGLSRVAIQDLRQILTQRLKESERNRIYNEYKDKEAQVLTGVVTRVDNRGNVFVDLGRGEAYLPKSEQIPTERYYPGQRLKVYLKKVDRSAKGPSLIVSRAHEKLLEHLLKQEVPEIAEGIVEVKAIAREPGRRSKVAVTSHNPNVDPIGACIGHKGQRIQAVSAELGREKVDIILWSKDPKEFIRNALSPAQVGSIELDLEAKKARVKVTKDQHSLAIGTGGQNVRLASRLAGYDIHFEEAEISDLDEAIRRAAQEEAEKSRAKEEFERLFRDL; encoded by the coding sequence ATGAACCGGGATTTCATAGAAGCCTTGCAGCACCTCGCCTTGGAGCGCGGGGTGACCACCGAGGAGGTCCTCGAGGCCTTCAAGGAGGCCCTGCGCAAGGCCTACATCAAAAGGCAAAAGGGCTACCGGAAGGAGGAGATCGAGGAGGGCAAGGGCCCCGAGGTGGACGTCTACATTGACCCCCAGACCGGGCGGATCGAGATGGTGGAGGTCCGCCGGGTGGTGGAGAAGGTGGAGGACCCCGACAAGGAGATCGCCCTCTCCGAGGCCCTCCAGTACGACCCCGAGGTCCAGGTGGGGGACGAGATGGAGTTCCCCATTGACCCCGAGGGCCTCTCCCGGGTGGCCATCCAGGACCTGCGCCAGATCCTCACCCAACGCCTGAAGGAATCCGAGCGCAACCGCATCTACAACGAGTACAAGGACAAGGAAGCCCAGGTCCTCACCGGGGTGGTGACCCGGGTGGACAACCGGGGCAACGTCTTCGTGGACCTGGGCCGGGGCGAGGCCTACTTGCCCAAGAGCGAGCAGATCCCCACGGAGCGCTACTACCCCGGCCAGCGCCTCAAGGTCTACCTGAAGAAGGTGGACCGCTCCGCCAAGGGCCCCTCCTTGATCGTTAGCCGGGCTCACGAGAAGCTCCTGGAGCACCTCCTCAAGCAGGAGGTGCCGGAGATCGCCGAGGGGATCGTGGAGGTGAAGGCCATCGCCCGCGAGCCGGGCCGCCGCAGCAAGGTTGCGGTCACGAGCCACAACCCCAACGTGGATCCCATCGGGGCCTGCATCGGGCACAAAGGCCAGAGGATCCAGGCGGTCTCCGCCGAGCTGGGGCGGGAGAAGGTGGACATCATCCTCTGGTCCAAGGACCCCAAGGAGTTCATAAGGAACGCCCTCTCCCCCGCCCAGGTGGGCTCCATTGAGCTGGACCTCGAGGCCAAGAAGGCCCGGGTCAAGGTGACCAAGGACCAGCACTCCCTGGCCATCGGCACCGGCGGGCAGAACGTGCGCCTGGCCTCCAGGCTCGCCGGCTACGACATCCACTTTGAGGAGGCGGAGATCTCCGACCTGGACGAGGCCATCCGCCGGGCAGCCCAGGAGGAGGCGGAGAAGAGCCGGGCTAAGGAGGAGTTTGAGCGGCTCTTCCGGGATCTCTAG
- a CDS encoding YlxR family protein produces MKHIPLRMCVACRRRRPKGELLRVLLKGEGFLLDPTGKLPGRGAYVCPDNPECWKEKKLRRLAGARAKALAGALLAHLGGKDGQDTHLPAG; encoded by the coding sequence ATGAAACACATCCCCCTACGCATGTGCGTCGCCTGCCGCAGAAGGCGGCCCAAGGGGGAGCTTCTCCGGGTGCTCCTCAAAGGCGAGGGCTTCCTTCTGGACCCCACGGGGAAGCTCCCCGGCCGGGGGGCCTACGTCTGCCCCGACAACCCGGAATGCTGGAAGGAAAAAAAGCTTCGGCGCCTGGCCGGAGCCCGCGCCAAAGCCCTCGCGGGAGCACTTTTGGCCCACTTAGGAGGTAAGGATGGCCAAGATACGCATCTACCAGCTGGCTAA
- the infB gene encoding translation initiation factor IF-2, with the protein MAKIRIYQLAKELGMKNEELLEVLDQMGVAYKSHASTLSEEDAEAVRELIKEQRGLEERLAEEERRKRLPRRPPVVVIMGHVDHGKTTLLDYLRKSRIAEKEAGGITQHVGAFEVKTPGGTVVFIDTPGHEAFTTIRQRGARVADIAVIVIAADDGVMPQTEEAIAHAKAAGAKLLFALNKMDLPQADPERVKRQLMERGFVPEEYGGEAILVPVSAKTGQGVGDLLDMILLLAELEDYRADPGAEPKGVILESKLDKQAGIVANMLVQEGTFRVGDHVVAGEVFGRIRAMMDAEGNQRKEAGPGSAVQVLGFQELPHAGDVVEWVPDLEAAKEIAEERREERRAEEEAEKERRPKTMADLLRALQEEGKKEVNLILRADTQGSLEAIQHILAREGTGEVEIHVLLAQVGAPTESDVLLAQTAGAAILAFGVNPPGSVRKKAEERGVLLKTFRIIYDLIDEVRSMVQGKREPKYKEEILGRAEVRAVFRLPTGKQVAGCMVTQGKLLRSAEVRLLRQGQEIWRGRMASLKRFKEDVREVAQGYECGLGLEGFDAFQEGDVVEAFQVVEVTA; encoded by the coding sequence ATGGCCAAGATACGCATCTACCAGCTGGCTAAGGAGCTGGGCATGAAGAATGAGGAGCTCCTGGAGGTCCTGGACCAGATGGGGGTGGCCTACAAGTCCCACGCCTCCACCCTCTCTGAGGAGGACGCGGAAGCGGTGCGGGAACTCATCAAGGAGCAGCGGGGTCTAGAGGAGAGGCTGGCGGAGGAGGAGCGGCGAAAGCGCCTCCCCAGGAGGCCTCCTGTGGTGGTCATCATGGGCCACGTGGACCACGGAAAGACCACCCTCCTGGATTACCTGCGCAAAAGCCGCATCGCCGAAAAGGAGGCCGGGGGGATCACCCAGCACGTGGGAGCCTTTGAGGTGAAGACCCCAGGGGGCACCGTGGTCTTCATCGACACCCCGGGGCACGAGGCCTTCACCACCATAAGGCAGCGGGGAGCCAGGGTGGCGGACATCGCGGTGATCGTGATCGCCGCCGATGACGGCGTCATGCCCCAGACGGAGGAGGCCATCGCCCACGCCAAGGCCGCGGGGGCCAAGCTCCTCTTCGCCCTCAACAAGATGGACCTACCCCAGGCCGACCCCGAAAGGGTGAAGCGGCAGCTGATGGAACGGGGCTTCGTCCCTGAAGAGTACGGAGGGGAGGCCATCCTCGTACCCGTGAGCGCCAAGACGGGCCAAGGGGTGGGGGACCTCCTGGACATGATCCTCCTCCTCGCCGAGCTGGAGGACTACCGGGCGGACCCAGGGGCCGAGCCCAAAGGGGTGATCCTGGAGTCCAAGCTGGACAAGCAGGCGGGGATTGTCGCCAACATGCTGGTCCAGGAGGGGACCTTCCGCGTGGGGGACCACGTGGTGGCCGGGGAGGTCTTTGGGCGCATCCGGGCCATGATGGACGCCGAGGGCAACCAGCGCAAGGAGGCGGGGCCGGGGAGCGCGGTCCAGGTCCTGGGCTTCCAGGAACTGCCCCATGCGGGGGATGTGGTGGAGTGGGTGCCGGACCTGGAGGCCGCCAAGGAGATCGCCGAGGAGCGCAGGGAGGAGCGGAGGGCCGAGGAGGAGGCGGAGAAGGAGCGCCGCCCCAAGACCATGGCCGACCTCCTCCGGGCCCTCCAGGAGGAGGGCAAGAAGGAGGTCAACCTCATCCTGCGGGCGGACACCCAGGGCTCCCTGGAGGCTATCCAGCACATTCTGGCCCGGGAGGGCACGGGCGAGGTGGAGATCCACGTCCTCCTGGCCCAGGTGGGGGCCCCTACCGAGTCCGACGTCCTCCTGGCCCAGACGGCCGGGGCGGCCATCCTGGCCTTCGGGGTCAACCCCCCTGGATCGGTGAGGAAGAAGGCCGAGGAGAGGGGCGTCCTCCTCAAGACCTTCCGCATCATCTACGACCTCATCGACGAGGTGCGGAGCATGGTCCAGGGAAAGAGGGAGCCAAAGTACAAGGAGGAGATCCTGGGCCGGGCCGAGGTGCGGGCCGTCTTCCGCCTGCCCACGGGCAAGCAGGTGGCGGGGTGCATGGTTACCCAGGGCAAGCTTCTGAGGAGCGCCGAGGTCCGCCTCCTGCGCCAGGGGCAGGAGATTTGGCGAGGCCGCATGGCAAGCCTCAAGCGCTTCAAGGAGGACGTGCGCGAGGTGGCCCAGGGGTACGAGTGTGGGCTTGGCCTCGAGGGCTTTGACGCCTTCCAAGAGGGAGATGTTGTAGAAGCATTCCAAGTGGTGGAGGTGACCGCCTAG
- the secD gene encoding protein translocase subunit SecD, whose amino-acid sequence MNRTLTTGLLLLGVFLLAILYVWKPWAPEEPKIRLGLDLKGGLRVLLEADVESPAPDDMEKARIVLINRIDALGVAEPLIQIQGQKRIAVELPGLSQADQDRALNLIGQRAVLEFRILKEGATGTTVAQINQALRENPRLRREDLERDLIKAEDLGLPLLTGADLADARAVFDQFGRPQVALTFNPEGARRFEEVTRANVGRRLAIVLDGKVYTAPVIRQAITGGQAVIEGLASLEEASEIALVLRSGALPVPLKVVEIRAIGPTLGQDAIQAGIRAVLIGTLAIFLLIFAYYGASLGLVASLGLVYTAVLVLGLLSGLEATLTLPGIAGLVLTLGAAVDGNVLSFERIKEELRAGKRFRQAIPEGFKRSAVTILDANISTLLAAAALYQYATGPARGFAVVLAIGIVAAMFSNLILSRYLLERLAGRREAKPPMWLVEPRFNFMGPARYVTLATLLLAALAGGMVLTKGFNYSIDFTGGTAYLLRTSPEVGVDTLRRFLEEKGFPAREAVITQVQAPIADHREFSVKLPPLEDARRLELEGLLAEFGAQVLVSETVGPAVGQELRRDAVMAVLVGLGLIFIYMAFRFDWTFGVASVVAVVHDVAIVAGMYSLLGLEFSIPTIAALLTVVGYSINDSIVISDRIRENQRLMRGVPYAEMVNRSLNQTLSRTVMTGLTTLLPILALLFLGGSVLRDFALAIFVGIFVGTYSSIYVVSALVVFWHQFRARRAERAA is encoded by the coding sequence ATGAACCGAACCCTCACCACCGGCCTTCTCCTGCTAGGCGTCTTCCTTCTGGCCATCCTCTATGTGTGGAAGCCCTGGGCTCCTGAGGAGCCCAAGATCCGGCTGGGCCTGGACCTCAAGGGGGGCCTCCGCGTCCTCCTGGAAGCGGACGTGGAAAGCCCCGCTCCCGACGACATGGAAAAGGCCCGCATCGTCCTCATCAACCGCATCGATGCCTTGGGCGTGGCCGAGCCCCTCATCCAGATCCAGGGGCAGAAGCGCATCGCAGTGGAGCTTCCCGGCCTCTCCCAGGCGGATCAGGACCGGGCCCTAAACCTGATCGGCCAGCGGGCCGTCTTGGAGTTCCGCATCCTCAAGGAGGGGGCCACGGGCACCACCGTGGCCCAGATCAACCAGGCCCTGAGGGAAAACCCGCGCCTGCGGCGGGAAGACCTGGAAAGGGACCTGATCAAGGCCGAGGACCTGGGCCTCCCCCTCCTCACGGGAGCGGACCTGGCGGACGCCCGGGCGGTCTTTGACCAGTTCGGCCGCCCCCAGGTGGCCCTCACCTTCAACCCGGAGGGGGCCAGGAGGTTTGAGGAGGTCACCCGGGCCAACGTGGGCCGGCGGCTGGCCATCGTCCTGGACGGAAAGGTCTACACCGCCCCCGTTATCCGCCAGGCCATCACCGGAGGGCAGGCGGTCATCGAGGGGCTTGCCAGCCTCGAGGAGGCCAGCGAGATCGCCCTGGTCCTGCGCTCCGGGGCCCTGCCCGTGCCCCTCAAGGTGGTGGAGATCCGGGCCATCGGCCCCACCCTTGGCCAGGACGCCATCCAGGCGGGCATCCGTGCCGTCCTCATCGGCACCCTGGCCATCTTCCTCCTCATCTTCGCTTACTACGGGGCAAGCTTGGGTCTGGTGGCCTCTTTGGGGTTAGTCTACACCGCTGTCCTGGTGCTGGGCCTCCTCTCGGGGCTCGAGGCCACCCTCACCCTCCCCGGCATCGCCGGACTGGTCCTCACCCTGGGTGCGGCGGTGGACGGGAACGTCCTCTCCTTTGAGCGCATCAAGGAGGAACTTCGGGCGGGCAAGCGCTTCCGCCAAGCCATCCCCGAGGGGTTCAAGCGCTCGGCGGTGACCATCCTGGATGCCAATATCTCCACGCTCCTGGCGGCGGCGGCCCTCTACCAGTACGCCACTGGGCCGGCTCGGGGCTTCGCCGTGGTTCTGGCCATCGGCATCGTGGCCGCCATGTTCTCCAATCTGATCCTAAGCCGCTACCTCCTGGAGCGCCTGGCGGGGCGGAGAGAGGCCAAGCCCCCGATGTGGCTGGTGGAGCCCCGCTTTAACTTCATGGGCCCAGCCCGCTACGTCACCCTGGCCACCCTCCTCCTGGCGGCCCTGGCAGGGGGGATGGTCCTCACCAAGGGGTTCAACTACTCCATCGATTTCACCGGGGGGACGGCCTATCTCCTGAGGACCTCCCCGGAGGTGGGTGTGGACACCCTGAGGCGCTTCCTGGAGGAAAAGGGCTTTCCCGCCAGGGAGGCGGTCATCACCCAGGTCCAAGCTCCCATCGCCGACCATAGGGAGTTCTCCGTAAAGCTTCCCCCCTTGGAGGACGCCAGGCGTCTGGAGCTGGAAGGCCTCCTCGCGGAGTTTGGGGCCCAGGTGCTGGTTTCGGAAACCGTGGGTCCGGCCGTGGGTCAGGAACTCCGGCGCGACGCGGTGATGGCGGTCCTGGTGGGCCTGGGGCTCATCTTCATCTACATGGCCTTCCGCTTTGACTGGACCTTCGGGGTAGCCAGCGTCGTGGCTGTGGTCCACGACGTGGCCATCGTGGCCGGGATGTACAGCCTCCTGGGCCTGGAGTTCTCCATCCCCACCATCGCTGCCCTCCTCACCGTCGTCGGCTACTCCATCAACGATTCCATCGTGATCTCCGACCGCATCCGGGAGAACCAGAGGCTCATGCGGGGCGTCCCCTATGCGGAGATGGTCAACCGCTCCCTCAACCAGACCCTCTCCCGCACGGTCATGACCGGCCTCACCACCCTTTTGCCCATCCTCGCCCTCCTCTTCCTGGGGGGGAGCGTTCTCAGGGACTTCGCCCTGGCCATCTTCGTGGGCATCTTCGTGGGGACCTACAGCTCCATCTACGTGGTGAGCGCCCTGGTGGTCTTTTGGCACCAGTTCCGCGCCCGCCGGGCCGAGAGGGCCGCATAG
- the lepA gene encoding translation elongation factor 4 yields MGRVKRGRIRNFSIIAHVDHGKSTLADRILQMTHAVSEREMREQFLDSLELERERGITIKASAVRVAYRAGDGETYTFHLIDTPGHVDFTYEVSRALAAVEGVLLVVDATQGVEAQTIANFHLALEQGHTIIPVINKIDLPNARPLEVALEVEEVLGLSADEAIFASGKTGEGVGEILEAIVKRIPPPQGDPEAPLKALIFDSLYDAYQGVIPHLRVFEGRVRPGDRILIFSTGKEFLVDKVGTFTPQGLVPLEELSAGEVGWLTAAIRDIHDVQVGDTITLADRPTPTPYPGFRPAKPVVFAGLYPVESGDYGKLRDALEKLKLNDAALSFEPETSTALGFGFRCGFLGLLHAEIVQERLEREFGLSLIATAPSVVYRVRLKDGTEREIHNPSDLPDPTRVEEIQEPYVRLTLFTPEEHVGAIMQLLQEKRGRLVNMTYLPGTQKRVELTYEAPFAEILYDFHDRLKSVSRGYASMDYEQMGYRPGDLVKVGVLVHGEPVDALTFIAHREKAYGMARAIVDRLAEVIPRQLFEVPIQAAIGGKIIARATVKALRKDVLAKCYGGDVTRKKKLLEKQKEGKKRLKAIGKVEVPQEAFLAVLSAGRDEP; encoded by the coding sequence ATGGGAAGGGTGAAGAGGGGCCGCATCCGCAACTTCTCCATCATCGCCCACGTGGACCACGGGAAGTCCACCCTGGCCGACCGCATCCTGCAGATGACCCACGCCGTGAGCGAGCGGGAGATGCGGGAGCAGTTCCTGGACTCCTTGGAGCTGGAGCGGGAGCGGGGGATCACGATCAAGGCCAGCGCCGTCCGGGTGGCCTACCGGGCGGGGGATGGGGAGACCTACACCTTCCACCTCATCGACACCCCGGGCCACGTGGACTTCACCTACGAGGTGTCCCGGGCCCTGGCGGCGGTGGAGGGGGTCCTCCTCGTGGTGGACGCCACCCAGGGGGTGGAGGCCCAGACCATCGCCAACTTCCACCTGGCCCTGGAACAGGGCCACACCATCATCCCGGTCATCAACAAGATTGACCTGCCCAACGCAAGGCCCCTGGAGGTGGCCCTGGAGGTGGAGGAGGTCTTGGGCCTTTCCGCCGACGAGGCCATCTTCGCCTCGGGGAAGACCGGGGAGGGGGTGGGGGAGATCCTCGAGGCCATCGTAAAGCGCATCCCACCGCCTCAGGGGGACCCCGAGGCCCCCCTCAAGGCCCTCATCTTTGACTCCCTCTACGACGCCTACCAGGGGGTGATCCCCCACCTCAGGGTCTTTGAGGGGCGGGTGCGCCCAGGGGACCGGATCCTTATCTTCTCCACGGGGAAGGAGTTCCTGGTGGACAAGGTGGGCACCTTCACCCCCCAGGGCCTCGTCCCCCTGGAGGAGCTCTCCGCCGGGGAGGTGGGCTGGCTCACCGCCGCCATCCGGGACATCCACGACGTCCAGGTAGGGGACACCATCACCCTGGCGGACCGTCCCACCCCCACCCCTTACCCTGGCTTCCGCCCCGCCAAGCCCGTGGTCTTCGCCGGGCTCTACCCGGTGGAGTCCGGGGATTACGGGAAGCTTCGGGATGCCCTGGAGAAGCTCAAGCTCAACGACGCCGCCCTCTCCTTTGAGCCCGAGACCTCCACCGCCTTGGGCTTCGGCTTCCGCTGCGGCTTCCTGGGGCTTCTCCACGCCGAGATCGTCCAGGAGAGGCTGGAGCGGGAGTTTGGGCTTTCCCTCATCGCCACTGCCCCCAGCGTGGTCTACCGGGTGCGGCTGAAGGACGGCACCGAGAGGGAGATCCACAACCCCTCGGACCTTCCCGACCCCACGAGGGTGGAGGAGATCCAGGAGCCCTACGTGAGGCTCACCCTCTTCACCCCCGAGGAGCACGTGGGGGCCATCATGCAACTCCTGCAGGAGAAGCGGGGGCGCCTGGTCAACATGACCTACCTGCCGGGAACGCAGAAGCGGGTGGAGCTCACCTACGAGGCCCCCTTCGCCGAGATCCTCTACGATTTCCACGACCGCTTAAAGAGCGTCTCCCGGGGCTACGCCTCCATGGACTACGAGCAGATGGGCTACCGGCCCGGGGACCTGGTCAAGGTGGGCGTTCTGGTGCACGGGGAGCCCGTGGACGCCCTCACCTTCATCGCCCACCGGGAGAAGGCCTACGGCATGGCCCGGGCCATCGTGGACCGGCTGGCCGAGGTCATCCCCCGGCAGCTCTTTGAGGTGCCCATCCAGGCGGCCATCGGGGGGAAGATCATCGCCCGGGCCACGGTGAAGGCCTTGAGAAAGGATGTCCTCGCCAAGTGCTATGGCGGGGACGTGACCCGCAAGAAGAAGCTCCTGGAGAAGCAGAAGGAGGGCAAGAAGCGGCTCAAGGCCATCGGCAAGGTAGAGGTACCCCAGGAGGCCTTCCTGGCGGTGCTCTCGGCGGGGCGGGATGAGCCTTAG
- a CDS encoding sensor histidine kinase, translating into MSLRARLALVIALLAFLPNLVLALTLGLMGEGPWLPLLLWLLLLALVSGLVGYLLSRSLLRPLEELTRALAYLTLREGPVAGLRLPSPTEPPPEEIAKLRRGFEELLERLRELMEAREAFYAALAHDLKTPLLSALRALEYLEGADDLGKERRVALLRALREELSRAHLLVENLLTLSRLEARPPSRETLNLRALAEDLLLRFGEEARRRGLVLEVVGAGLARGERLLLERALASLLENALRHARTRVRLRVEEGAISVEDDGPGLPLPLEALARPFRQGGGPKGNAGLGLYTAKRVAEALEGRLTSTPSPLGGACLRLELPKL; encoded by the coding sequence ATGAGCCTTAGGGCAAGGCTCGCCCTGGTCATCGCCCTCTTGGCCTTTTTGCCCAACCTGGTCCTGGCCCTCACCCTGGGCCTCATGGGGGAGGGGCCCTGGCTTCCCCTGCTCCTCTGGCTTCTCCTCCTGGCCCTGGTCTCGGGGCTGGTGGGCTACCTCCTTTCCCGAAGCCTCCTCAGGCCCCTGGAGGAGCTCACCCGGGCGCTGGCCTACCTCACCTTGAGGGAGGGACCGGTAGCGGGGCTGAGGCTTCCCTCCCCCACGGAACCCCCCCCGGAGGAGATCGCCAAGCTGAGACGGGGCTTTGAAGAGCTTTTGGAGCGCCTGCGGGAACTCATGGAGGCCCGGGAGGCCTTCTACGCCGCCCTGGCCCACGACCTCAAAACCCCCCTCCTCTCCGCCCTGCGGGCCCTGGAGTACCTGGAAGGTGCCGACGACCTGGGTAAGGAGAGGCGGGTAGCCCTCCTCCGGGCGCTGAGGGAGGAACTATCCCGGGCCCACCTCCTGGTGGAGAACCTCCTCACCCTTTCCCGCCTCGAGGCCCGCCCCCCCAGCCGGGAGACCCTGAACCTGAGGGCCCTGGCCGAGGACCTGCTCCTGCGCTTTGGGGAGGAGGCAAGGAGGCGGGGCCTCGTCTTGGAGGTTGTGGGAGCGGGGCTCGCCCGGGGGGAGAGGCTCCTTTTGGAAAGGGCCCTGGCCAGCCTGCTGGAAAACGCCCTGCGCCACGCCAGGACCCGGGTGCGCCTCCGGGTGGAGGAGGGGGCCATAAGCGTGGAAGACGACGGGCCGGGTCTTCCCCTTCCCTTGGAGGCCCTGGCCCGGCCCTTCCGCCAGGGAGGAGGCCCCAAGGGAAACGCCGGCCTGGGCCTCTACACGGCCAAGCGGGTGGCCGAGGCTCTGGAGGGGAGGCTAACCTCAACCCCCTCCCCCCTGGGCGGGGCCTGCCTCCGGCTAGAGCTTCCCAAGCTTTGA
- the sdaAB gene encoding L-serine ammonia-lyase, iron-sulfur-dependent subunit beta, with translation MGLLDMIGPVMVGPSSSHTAGACRLALLARHLLGEKPKRVEFGLHGSFAKTGKGHGTHLALAAGVLGLRPDDERLKESLALAEGEGVEVVFREVELGDVHPNTVRMVLEGEKERIAVTGSSLGGGLVRVFDLDGFEVRLTGAMPTLVIRNVDTPGVVAQVARVLADDEVNIAYLTVSRKKKGGEAMMSLEVDRPLSEVPLRYLEHLSCILWVRQIPPILD, from the coding sequence ATGGGCCTTTTGGACATGATCGGCCCCGTGATGGTGGGGCCCTCCTCCAGCCACACGGCGGGAGCCTGCCGCCTGGCCCTCCTCGCCAGGCACCTCCTGGGCGAGAAGCCCAAGCGGGTGGAGTTTGGCCTCCACGGCTCCTTCGCCAAGACGGGCAAGGGCCATGGCACCCATCTGGCCCTTGCCGCCGGGGTCCTGGGCCTAAGGCCCGACGACGAGCGCCTCAAGGAGAGCCTGGCCCTGGCGGAGGGGGAGGGGGTGGAGGTGGTCTTCCGGGAGGTGGAGCTGGGGGACGTCCACCCCAACACCGTGCGCATGGTCCTGGAGGGGGAGAAGGAGCGGATTGCGGTGACGGGGAGCTCCCTGGGCGGGGGGCTGGTGCGGGTCTTTGACCTGGACGGGTTTGAGGTGCGCCTCACCGGGGCCATGCCCACCCTGGTCATCCGCAATGTGGACACCCCAGGGGTGGTGGCCCAGGTGGCCCGGGTCCTGGCGGACGATGAGGTCAACATCGCCTACCTCACCGTGAGCCGCAAGAAGAAGGGAGGCGAGGCCATGATGAGCCTCGAGGTGGACCGCCCCCTCTCTGAGGTGCCCCTAAGGTACCTGGAGCACCTCTCCTGCATCCTCTGGGTGCGGCAGATACCTCCCATCTTGGACTAA